The DNA window ACTTGACTGCGGGCGTCATCGAGCAGCCGATCGACCTGCGCCGTCAGCACCTGGCGATCGTGCAATTGGCCAGCGGTCGCCAGGTCTAACAGTTCGAGGTCCGGTCCGCTGCCCCAGAGAAAAATGGATAAGCGGTTGGCCAGTTCCACGCCTGACAGCGGCGAGGGTTTTTCCGTTTTCCGCTCGACGAGGTACAGGGCATGGGGAGAAACGAGCACGGCCGCGAGTGGTTCCCGCAGTGCGCCATCGCGACTCTGGCCGTCCGCACGCCGCTGCCGGTACAGGTCGACAAAGGGAGCGATCTCCTCGATGGCGACAGGCCGGCGCCACGCCCGGGCCGCGACGTCTTGCAGAATCGCGGCCGCTCGCTCGCGATCGTCGTTGAGTTTGTCACCGGCCACCGTCAACGCCGTATGACACCGCGGCGGCCATTCCCCTGCCCCTGGCCCGAACGCCTCGACCGAATCGATGACGATCTTCGATTCCTGGTAGGGCCATTCCACGGGCTTGCCCTTCGGCCCCGTCGGCTTCTCGCGATCCGCGAGCGGCGTGGCGTCGTTGCTGATTCGGACGCCAATCATCTTCGAGCGTTCGAACAGAACATACGGAAAGTCGACGAGATCCAGCGGAATCTCGACGTCGTAATCCCGAAGCTGCTCCGCCGAATTCTCAATCGGAATCTCGACGAGCTGACGGTTGTAAAGCTGATTGATCACATTGTTGTGGAACGCGACTCTCAGGACGGGAACGCCTTCTCCCTTCGGAACGTTTGAGCCGGCCCGAATCCGCAAACGCAACACGCCTTTCGGCTCGACGTAGGGCAATTCCAGATACCACGAGCCGGCGCCCATTTTGTCGCGACCCAGATAGCCATCGGTGCGATAGATCGGCGGCAGCGTTGTCGAGCCGTCAGGATTCCGCTCCGCAACGCCGATGGAGACTTTCGCCGCCCGCTTGATCTCTTTCTCATTCGCGGGCACGGCGCCGCCCAAGCCCTGTTCCCCTTGCTTCATTCCGGCGACGTTCGCCTTTCCCAGGCCGCGAGCGTCGAAGCGATAGCTCCACGGCTCCGGCCGCGGCTCATCCGCCAGCACCGCTTTCACAAGCCGTTCCACCAGGTCGATGCTGGCCTTCAGGTGCAGGCTTTGAAAGGTCAACCGGTCGCCATCGTTCAGCGGCAATTCCGACTGGGGATCGGTCGGCAGCTTTTCCTGCAGATTCAGCGGCACATTCGGATAACGCAGGCCGAGCACGTCTTCCAACAGCCGCGCATATTCGACTCGCGTCAGCCGCCGCATGGTCATCCGACCGGAACCGCCGCGCTCGGCAATCACGGCCCGCTCGACCTCGCGACGAATCCAGGAGGTCAGCGCGTCGAGATCATCGGTCGAGAGCCGCGGCTTTTCCGCCGGCGGCATTTCACCGCGGACAAGCATGGCATAAGCCTTTTCCCACGTGGCCCGCACCTTGGCATCGGCCAGATCGGTCGCCGATTGATCGAGCCGCACTCCGCCCTCCGGCTCTTCGCCGCCGTGACATCCGGCGCAGTGCCTAGTCAGCAGCGGCCGCACCGTGGTTTCAAACGGCCTGGAATCGTTGGCCGACAAAGCACTCGCGCAGGTCGCTAACGCGACGAGCGTCAAGCCAAGCCGTAGCACAAGCGGATTCGTCATGGTTTCTCCCTCGTTCGTAGTCCCGGCTTTGGCCGGCAGCTTCGCCAGAATTCACGAAAACCGCCTGAAGGCGGGACTACGAACACTACCCAAGCAACTCTTCCAGCGGGCCGTGCTGGTTGATATCCTTCAGCCCCGGATCGGCCATGCCGAAGCTGTCGCGCGACGAGCCGGCAAAGTTTGGACTTCGCGGTCATCAATAACATTGACCCCAACGACCGAAAACTTAGCAGCGATTATTTCGAATACCGGCCAGTCGTTACGGCACGGCGCGAGCCGTGCCGCTACTTCTTTAACTCAATTCCGAAATCCCTTGATCCAGGCCGTTGAAGGTCGGATTGGGGATTCCACCACACTTCAACATCTCGACGAACAAGCGGCTGAGGGTTGTCTTCTCGTCGGGGAAGAGCAGGTGTTGGCCCTGCTTGACGCCGAGCTTGCGACCGCCGACGAGCAGAATCGGCAGATTCCGCACGGAATGGGAGTCGAACGTGCTCTTGAAGGGGAAGCCCTGCGCCCAGCCCGTGCCGTTGTTCATGTGGCTGCCGAACAGGATGCATGTGTAGTCGAGCAGCGTGCCGTCCCCCACCGGCGTCGCCTGCATCGAGGCGACGAAATCCGCAAACATCTTGACGGCTTTCAGATCGCGGGCCGCGACCTTGTCGAGGCTGGACTGCTGTCCCCTGTGATGGGTGTCCCCATGCGCGCTTCCCAGCCCGGACGTAAACATCAAGGTGCCGACCCGAGACCGCTCCGTGAGCAGTGCCATCCGCATGAGCTCATACATGGGAGGCTGGCGGCCCTGCTTTTCGGCCGCCGCGAACGCGGCCTTGTCAACGTCGGGCGGCGCCTTCTGCAACCACGCACGGTCCCGGGCGATCTGGCGTTCCATTTCCCGAACAGCGTCCAGATATGCGTCAACCTGGCGGGCATCTTCCGTTGAAATCGACTTCCGCAGCGCTACAGTCTGTGCCTCCAGACCATCGAGAATGCTCTCATTACGACTGATCCGCGTCTCGGCCTCGCGAATGGCCGCGCCCGTCGGGGCGACAAACAGCTTTTGAAATAGGGCGCTGGCGTCGCTGATCGACGGGATCGGCCTGCCCTTGCGATCGTAGGAAAGGGTCGACGACCACTTAACCGTGCCAGTCCCACCCGGACCGAGCACCAGGGAAGGAAACTGCACGTCTTTCCCAAGATGCTCGGCTGCGACTTGGTCGACCGACACGGTGTTGCTCGCCGCCTTGCCACCCGTCAGAAACGTGTCGGCTGCGAGATGCCCGTTGTCGTCGTAGGTCTGCCGCAGCCCCGACAGGACGGTCATGTGGTCGCGAAAGGGCTCCAGCGGACGCAGGGTCTCTGTGATCTCCCACTCGCGACCGAGTTTCGTCGGATACCAGCGTACGTTGTCCACGCCGTTGCCGATCTCGTCGATGAACAGCAGCCGCGGCTGCGGCACATTGGCCTTTGCCGTTTGGTCATTGGCGAGCAGACGGGGCAGCATCGCCTCGAGCAAGGGCAGACCGAGCAGGGCACACGTGCCTCGCAGGCAGGTTCGACGATTGATGTGACTTCTCATGGCGTTGGCTCACTTTCCTGAAAATGATGATTTCTTCCAAATTCTGCGGTAGGACGGCGGTAGGACGGGGTCTCCAGGCCCGTCCTACCTCAGCGCTCCCGCGGGAAATTGACGATTTCGACCCAGTTCGGGCCCATGACCTCATAACGGTGCTTCATTGTCGTTTGGCCGGTCTTTTGATCGATGGCATGAACGACGACGCTGCCACCGGTGCCTCCGGCCACCAGAAATCGCCCGCTGGGGTCGATGGCGAAATCACGTGGCCCGCGTGCCGTCGGAACCTGTCCCAAGGCTGTGAGTTCGCCCGACGCCTGGTCGATCGAGAACCCGGCGACGGAGTCATGCTCCCGGGTGGACGCATAGACAAAACGGCCGTCCGGCGTGACGTGAATGTCCGCGCCACTGCCTTTCAGTACGCCTTCGGGAACGGTCGACAAGGTTTGAATGGAGCGAAGCCCGCCGGTGTCGGGATCGACCTGATGGAACGTCAGCGACCGACTGGACTCGTTGACGACGTACAGCCAGTCCTTTTCGGGGTGAAACCAAAGGTGCCGCGGCCGGGAGTCCTTGGGAGCCTTGTGCCGGGCCACCGCCTGGGCCGCCAGCCCCTTGCCGTTCTCGTTCCACGCATACTGCCAGATATCGCCGGCGCAGGGAACATAGACGAACCTGTCGTGCCGGTCGCTGAGAATGGCGTGCGGTCGGAGGCCGGAATCGAGCACCTGCAATTGATCGAGCTGCGGACGCCCCTGGCTGTCAAGAGGACACACGATGACCTGTTTCTGATGGTACATTGCGGCCAACAGATATCGGCCGCGGCGATCAAGCGCGAGGTATTCCGGGCGTCCCGGCAATTGGACTTCCGCCAACGATTTCAAGCTCCCGGAGCCTGCATCGATGTCATAGGCATGAATTTTGTCGGGATAGCTGACCGCGTAGAACCGTCGCTTCTGGGCGTCCACGGCCAGGGGACCGGGGCTTTCCAGCGGCTGCTCGACGACCGGCGTCAGAGCACCATCGTCGGAAGTCAGGCGACAGACACTGATGCCCTGTATTTTGCCCCGCGAGAAATTGCTCCGCGAGAAATACGCGAACGTCACACCGTCCCCCTGGACGGCAGGCTCAGTCCCCATGGCACGGCCGGGCACGCACTGCAGGGCGATGGCTAGCGCGAGGCCAACCCACACCGCGTTGGCCCGACCACAAAAAATGATTCCTCTCACCTCGCGACCTCCTGGCTCCCGTCAGTAGTTTCTAAAGCTGTCGCTGAGCACGATCAGCTCGATGATTTCCCGCAACCGATAGTCGTTCTTCGCCGCCGTGGCGACGATCTGGTCGATGACCGCCTGGTCCTGATGACGAAGACTGCGGCCCAGCCCGTAAACCATCAACTTGCTCACCAGACAACGCGCGAACACATCGTCCTTGGTCAGAAGCAACGCGCGCAGCTCCCGTGGACCGTCGACCGGCACGCCCATGACAACGCCCTTCGTATCGATCGGACGCCCCTTCCGCTGAACCTTCTTCGTTTTTTGAGCCGTTGCTGCCGAACCAACGACCGCGCTCAGCGATGACTCTTCGACGACGAGTGGCTTCATGCCATCCGTTTCGGTCGTGCGCCACTGCCCGATCGCACCGTAGTTTTCCAAGGCGAACCCGAGGGGATCGATCTTCTCATGACAGGCGTTGCAGGTCGCGCGGCGGCGATGAATCTCGAGTTGCTCGCGGACGCTTTTCTGGTCCAGGTCCGCCACGGCATTCGCGATCTCTCCCACGTTCTCCGGCGGCGGCGGCGGATCGTCGAGGATGTTTTCCAGGATGAACATGCCCCGGCTGACGATCGAAGTGCGGATACTTCCCGAGGTCAACTTGAGGATGCTGGCCTGCCCGAGCAACCCCCCTCGCACGCCGAAATTCGGGACATACTGTCCGGCGACCGGCATCCTGCGCCAGGACGAAAACGGCCTCCTGGTTTCCTTGCCGGTGAACTTGGTTTTGTAGAACTCTGCCAGCCGACCATTGATCATCACCCAATCGCTGTCGAGAAACAACCTGATGCTGCCATCGGTTCGCAGAACCTCGTGAAAAAAGCGGAGCGATTCATGAACCATCGCCCGCCTGAGAGACTCGTCGTAGTTGTATAGATCCTGGTCGGGCTCGTTCAGGCCGATGTTGTATAAGTGCAGCCACTGAGATGCGAAATTGGCACTCAACTCGGAGGCGTAAGGGTGATCGAGAAGCCGCTTGACTTGCCGCTGGAGGACGGCGGATTCGCCCAACTCGCCTCGATCCGCCGCGGCGCTCAATTCGGAGTCTGGCGTCGAAGACCAGAGGAACAGACTCAGACGGGTCGCCAGTTCGTGGGGCGACAGGGGCGTCCCCGGCTTCCGGGCGGTGGCGGCATTCGAGACGAACAAGTGCCTGGGGGAGAGATAGGCGGCGCAGATCGCGGACCGCAGCGAGCCGCGGAAGTCGCTCGTTCGCGTGAAGTTGCGATCGAAGACGCCCAACAGCAAGTCGAGATCACCTGGCGCGATTGGCCCGCGATACAGGCGGGGAAGGAGCCTCGTCAGACAGGCCCTGGCCGTCGCACGGGCATCCAATCCATCGGCGGGACGAGTCGGAATCAACGCCGACGGCTGATCGACCAGCGAATAAGGGCCTTCGACTTCCAGGTAGTCCACGTCCACGAAGTACGGGTAGTGGGCCTCGACTTCCTCGCGCGGCGGCACGACCGCCGGCTTGCCGTTCCTCGCCGGCAACTCCAGCGGGGGCTGTCGCGTTTTGGGTTTGGCGGCACTCTCGAAACGGAAATCGAACGTGAAACCGGCTTTCGCCGCGGCATAGGCGGCATCCCCGGCCGAACGAAAATCGTCGAACTCGAGAATGGTCCATTCGCCAGGCTTCAGCACGATTGACCGATCAGGACCATCGAAACAAAGCCGCGGAGCATCTTCATCCCATTCGAACGAACGGTCGTCATCAAGATCCCGCGCGTCATAACGACCGACGAAAAAATGACTGCGGTTGAAATACCGGGCGCGCACGAGTTCCGGCTCCACCCCGTCGTTGAATCGCAACCGGCAACGCATCCGCACCTTGTATCGCCCCGTAGCACCGACCATCACCGGCGCATTTCCCATCACCTTGCCGATGCGATCTGCGATCGTCAAGCTGTCCTCGTTGATGAGCGGCAGCCCTCCACGTCGCTCCAGCTCCAGCCGATCGCGCTTGTCTTTTTCCATGACCTTTGGAAAGAACGAACGCACGGCCGCCGCGACCTCCGCCGGTGTTCGCCGCGGCGGTTCCGCGCGGCTTTCGAGCTGCCACGTCAGGTCGAACGCCGCCACAGAATGATCCGCTTGCGGCGACTCATGCAGGAAGACACGTTCGCCAAGCCCCTCGTAGAACGACTGCTCGCTTTCGGCATAGCGGCGGCCGAACTTGACGCGCCAACGCTGCGGCGAATAGTCGTCCGTGATCAGTGCGAGATGGCGGTCGACGAATTGCTGATATTGCTCGAGCAACAGCGCCGACTGGCCGAGCCCGGCGCCGACGGTGTCGAAGCCATCGATTCGTCCTTCGTCGGGCAGCAATTCGACAAAAGGAGGCAGGTTGTAGAGAGTGCGATCAACGCCCAGCGTGTCCAGCAGATCGTTTTGGAGTTCTTCGCGATTCAATCGCCGGGCAAAGGCCCCCGCGAACCGGGTTCCTCGATCGTCGATCACCTTGTCGAGCCATGTCTTGAGTTCCGCGAGAACGTGGCGGCGTTCATCCGCCGACGGCTGCGCTGCCTCCTTGGGCGGCATCTTGCCCTTGGAAAGCTGACGATAGATGGCCTCGTACATCCGCGTCTCACTCGAGCCAGCGTTCTGATTCGCTGGATTCAAAAGCGATTCGATGCGAAAACCTCCTTCCGCAGCATCACCCGCGTGACACTCGCCGCAGTGCTTGCGGAGAAACAGCGGCACGTCCTTGGGCAAAGGTTCCGCCGCCGCCATCGCGTTCGCCCACCACAGAGCTATGAACGCGACGATCATCAGACGATTTTTCCAACTCTTCATCAGGGCTTCTCGTTTGGGGCAAACGCGACTCATCGACTCGCTTAACCAAGCAACTCTTCCAGCAGGCCGTGCTGGTTGAAGTCTTTCAGTCCCGGATCGGCCATGCCGAAGCCGTCGCGCGACGAGCCGGCCAGGTGCAACAGCATCACATCTCGTCTTGGTCACTGAAATGTCCTTCATTGGACTCTGTTTCGGATTTGAATATTGTCGCGTGGTGCCACAACCTACTAATTCCCTCGCCCCGCCATTCCTGCCCAGAATTTCGCTTCATACATCTGCGCCGCCCAGAAAATCGCCCGGGCGATGAGGAGCAGAGAGCGAAGAGCAGTTTGCATTTCAGGAGTTTGTCTCCTGACCTGCGCCAGGTTCGCCGCGGCGCAATCGGACCAGCCGCTGAAGGTCGCCATCCTGACGCCCGCGTTCGGCATCCGCGACAGCGCCGTTCTGGTCGAGATCCTTGAGGTTGGGGTCGGGCGTTCCGAAGGGTGGTCTCGTACGCGCGGGTATCAAGTAACACGGGGCGACTCTGACGAGTCAAATGTCAAATAAGCAGTTCGTCCAGCACCCGGACGCTTTCGCCGAAACCTTCAGCCGGAACGCCGCAAACCTCGCTGATCGTCCGCAGCAGGTCGCTGGCGTTTGATTTGGGCAGATGCTTACCATGGGGATCTCGGTCGTTGTAACCAATATGTCCCTGGTGTTTGATGCCCAGCGCCGAACCGCCCGCGATCAACAGCGGCAACTGATCGGGCATGTGGTTCCCCCACGACATGCCGCTGCCGAACATCACCACGGTGTGATCGAGCAACGTGGCCCCGTCGTGGTCGATGCCGGCCAAGCGGTCGAGGAAGCGGGCCAACTTGCTCACCCAATAGCGGTCGATGTTCGCCAGGTATTCGGCGGGGATCGGGGTATCGGCTTCGTTCTTCTGACTGAGGTTATGGCCGCTCCCATGCCAGCCCTGGGCTACCTTCATGCCTTTGGGGAACAACTCGGGATAATGATCGAAGGCCGAAACCCGCTGACTGAACGGGCTTTCGATCGTGATGACCCGCGTGCGGTCGCTTTGCAGCGCCAGTGCCGCCAGGTCGTAGAGCGTATCGACGTAGGCTTCGCGGCCAAGGTTGTCGAGTTTGTTGGCGTTCAGCGACAGCCCAGGCGCCGTGGTGGTGAACTCCTGCGCCTCCTCCTGGTAGTACTTCCGATCGCGAACCAACTGGGCATCGACGCTGGCGATGGCGTCGGCATATTGCGACAGCCGCCGCGCGTCTTCCCGCCCCAGGTTTTGCGACAATCGTTGCATGTCGCCAGCGACCACGTTCAAGATGCTCTGATGACGCTTGCCCCGGGCCAAGACCTCCGCCGAGCCGAACAGTTTCTCGTAGATGAGCGGTAGGTCGCACAAGCCGTACATTGCCGTGCCGCGGGCGTCCCATGAGATCGTGTCCGGCCCGCCGGCCATGGAGAGAACCAGCGACGGGATGCTGGTTTCGCGGCCGCAAGCCGCCGCGATGTGCTGGTCGATCGAGATCGTGTTGCCCGTCAGCGGCAGCTTGCCACCGCTATAGTTCGGATTGCCGGTGAGGAACAACCCCGATTCGCCGTGGCCGCCGGCGTTCTTATGCCGCAGGCCGGAAAACACCGTCACCTGGTCGGCCCGATGTTGCAGCGGCGCTAGGGTTGGGCCCAGATCGACACCCGGTCCAAATTCTTTAGGAAACCAGCGCCACATGTTCACTCCGAAGGGAATGTGGATGAAGACGCAGCGGGCCGCCTTGACATTCGTGCCCCCTTGTCGCTCACCGCCGAATGCCGGTTGGAGCAATTCCAGCCAGGGGAGTGCAAGGCCAGCGCCGGTAAGTTGGAGAAATTCCCTTTTGTTAAGCATCGTTAGTCTCCTTGGTGTTGGA is part of the Lignipirellula cremea genome and encodes:
- a CDS encoding DUF1592 domain-containing protein is translated as MTNPLVLRLGLTLVALATCASALSANDSRPFETTVRPLLTRHCAGCHGGEEPEGGVRLDQSATDLADAKVRATWEKAYAMLVRGEMPPAEKPRLSTDDLDALTSWIRREVERAVIAERGGSGRMTMRRLTRVEYARLLEDVLGLRYPNVPLNLQEKLPTDPQSELPLNDGDRLTFQSLHLKASIDLVERLVKAVLADEPRPEPWSYRFDARGLGKANVAGMKQGEQGLGGAVPANEKEIKRAAKVSIGVAERNPDGSTTLPPIYRTDGYLGRDKMGAGSWYLELPYVEPKGVLRLRIRAGSNVPKGEGVPVLRVAFHNNVINQLYNRQLVEIPIENSAEQLRDYDVEIPLDLVDFPYVLFERSKMIGVRISNDATPLADREKPTGPKGKPVEWPYQESKIVIDSVEAFGPGAGEWPPRCHTALTVAGDKLNDDRERAAAILQDVAARAWRRPVAIEEIAPFVDLYRQRRADGQSRDGALREPLAAVLVSPHALYLVERKTEKPSPLSGVELANRLSIFLWGSGPDLELLDLATAGQLHDRQVLTAQVDRLLDDARSQVFADDFVMRMLALERVENDPIDFNLTLKSFANAKVAELREQRLKHDLAREPVRYFEHLLRNNRSAYELIGSDYLIVNDRLAHYYGMAGVEGPAFRAVAAPEDRRGGWLTMAGVVAAASRGNKEATILRGVYLLDRFLGEHPGTPPGNVEPLEVQAKSDKKRGQRSLREQIALHTSINTCALCHRKIDPLGFAWADFDYLGKRSSGRAQALRSGTDAEPDGSRRAANSTIDCSGKLPDGRAFADLDEFAQLVGDQQQPSRYRFGEVLVRRLTGYALSRPLNLSDEELIRSLVQSAQRNGWRVREIIKSIVLADSFTHG
- a CDS encoding DUF1552 domain-containing protein; this translates as MRSHINRRTCLRGTCALLGLPLLEAMLPRLLANDQTAKANVPQPRLLFIDEIGNGVDNVRWYPTKLGREWEITETLRPLEPFRDHMTVLSGLRQTYDDNGHLAADTFLTGGKAASNTVSVDQVAAEHLGKDVQFPSLVLGPGGTGTVKWSSTLSYDRKGRPIPSISDASALFQKLFVAPTGAAIREAETRISRNESILDGLEAQTVALRKSISTEDARQVDAYLDAVREMERQIARDRAWLQKAPPDVDKAAFAAAEKQGRQPPMYELMRMALLTERSRVGTLMFTSGLGSAHGDTHHRGQQSSLDKVAARDLKAVKMFADFVASMQATPVGDGTLLDYTCILFGSHMNNGTGWAQGFPFKSTFDSHSVRNLPILLVGGRKLGVKQGQHLLFPDEKTTLSRLFVEMLKCGGIPNPTFNGLDQGISELS
- a CDS encoding lactonase family protein yields the protein MRGIIFCGRANAVWVGLALAIALQCVPGRAMGTEPAVQGDGVTFAYFSRSNFSRGKIQGISVCRLTSDDGALTPVVEQPLESPGPLAVDAQKRRFYAVSYPDKIHAYDIDAGSGSLKSLAEVQLPGRPEYLALDRRGRYLLAAMYHQKQVIVCPLDSQGRPQLDQLQVLDSGLRPHAILSDRHDRFVYVPCAGDIWQYAWNENGKGLAAQAVARHKAPKDSRPRHLWFHPEKDWLYVVNESSRSLTFHQVDPDTGGLRSIQTLSTVPEGVLKGSGADIHVTPDGRFVYASTREHDSVAGFSIDQASGELTALGQVPTARGPRDFAIDPSGRFLVAGGTGGSVVVHAIDQKTGQTTMKHRYEVMGPNWVEIVNFPRER
- a CDS encoding DUF1592 domain-containing protein translates to MKSWKNRLMIVAFIALWWANAMAAAEPLPKDVPLFLRKHCGECHAGDAAEGGFRIESLLNPANQNAGSSETRMYEAIYRQLSKGKMPPKEAAQPSADERRHVLAELKTWLDKVIDDRGTRFAGAFARRLNREELQNDLLDTLGVDRTLYNLPPFVELLPDEGRIDGFDTVGAGLGQSALLLEQYQQFVDRHLALITDDYSPQRWRVKFGRRYAESEQSFYEGLGERVFLHESPQADHSVAAFDLTWQLESRAEPPRRTPAEVAAAVRSFFPKVMEKDKRDRLELERRGGLPLINEDSLTIADRIGKVMGNAPVMVGATGRYKVRMRCRLRFNDGVEPELVRARYFNRSHFFVGRYDARDLDDDRSFEWDEDAPRLCFDGPDRSIVLKPGEWTILEFDDFRSAGDAAYAAAKAGFTFDFRFESAAKPKTRQPPLELPARNGKPAVVPPREEVEAHYPYFVDVDYLEVEGPYSLVDQPSALIPTRPADGLDARATARACLTRLLPRLYRGPIAPGDLDLLLGVFDRNFTRTSDFRGSLRSAICAAYLSPRHLFVSNAATARKPGTPLSPHELATRLSLFLWSSTPDSELSAAADRGELGESAVLQRQVKRLLDHPYASELSANFASQWLHLYNIGLNEPDQDLYNYDESLRRAMVHESLRFFHEVLRTDGSIRLFLDSDWVMINGRLAEFYKTKFTGKETRRPFSSWRRMPVAGQYVPNFGVRGGLLGQASILKLTSGSIRTSIVSRGMFILENILDDPPPPPENVGEIANAVADLDQKSVREQLEIHRRRATCNACHEKIDPLGFALENYGAIGQWRTTETDGMKPLVVEESSLSAVVGSAATAQKTKKVQRKGRPIDTKGVVMGVPVDGPRELRALLLTKDDVFARCLVSKLMVYGLGRSLRHQDQAVIDQIVATAAKNDYRLREIIELIVLSDSFRNY
- a CDS encoding DUF1552 domain-containing protein, yielding MLNKREFLQLTGAGLALPWLELLQPAFGGERQGGTNVKAARCVFIHIPFGVNMWRWFPKEFGPGVDLGPTLAPLQHRADQVTVFSGLRHKNAGGHGESGLFLTGNPNYSGGKLPLTGNTISIDQHIAAACGRETSIPSLVLSMAGGPDTISWDARGTAMYGLCDLPLIYEKLFGSAEVLARGKRHQSILNVVAGDMQRLSQNLGREDARRLSQYADAIASVDAQLVRDRKYYQEEAQEFTTTAPGLSLNANKLDNLGREAYVDTLYDLAALALQSDRTRVITIESPFSQRVSAFDHYPELFPKGMKVAQGWHGSGHNLSQKNEADTPIPAEYLANIDRYWVSKLARFLDRLAGIDHDGATLLDHTVVMFGSGMSWGNHMPDQLPLLIAGGSALGIKHQGHIGYNDRDPHGKHLPKSNASDLLRTISEVCGVPAEGFGESVRVLDELLI